The sequence ACTGGCCGTTACATACTGTTGCTATGGTGAGGAGGAGAataagatgatgatgattgcCCAGAAGTGCAGCCTCAACATTACAGCATtgccaggtaaacacacacacacacacacacacacacacacacacacacagtacatttgCAGTAACACACGGCCCTATGTTGACCTAAAGtcatgcagacatacacatgtgaactgattttacacacacacaaacacacacacacacacacacacacacactattaaacATATAATCTAACTCCACTTCATAGCTTCGCAGCATTTCTATGGCCTCCTCAGAGTACAGAGGGGTattacacaaaggcagaattaagacatccaagataagtgataaagcgaggtttgacatagcgttgtctggtcatcctagctcaactcgttttactaatgagtaggagcgactatgtcaagccaggtgtaagtaaatcaggatgtgtgcgcattctcgtttctgctccaaagtgcccacggttggaataaaaaagacgcggaaaaaaagcgtcattcacacaaagtgaacaaccgcttttgatatagactaacaatgaagtaaagttgtcctttgtggaatggggaatcacagctatttctgtaaaacagcaggagtaggcgtggtagaccaactgaatgcaaatttacgtatgcacccacgtgcgagtgcttccttgtctcggcacgcaatgtcattaagaaagcgcttgccactgcaaatatgcacatagtatgatataccttatatagttgaaaataccttcgaaaacttgcccctccacttccaatcaactacagtaggctattcatcaaacgtctatcaataaaataagcaaacaatgagtacctaggcctatgttaataattataaggctatcataattaaaataataaccatatggtagtaggcagactatctgttttgttttgcgagcaaatacatttagcaaatagtttataaatggaaaaaagctccttaaaaattagcacggaggtctgatgtgaatgacagctagctgaaccaataagacgacataattaccattagaacaattaacttagcttggctgttagcctggtcgggcTAGGTaaagagaataaatccccatggtaacttatgtgccatctcttttgtgaaaccaagtcaaggctaaattcatccaggatgacctaaaaatcccagcttaatcccttatctaggttttttatgaaaaaaaactctggcgttgttgttgttgttgttgttgttgacaactccaccccctccccagaCCCGATCCCTGCCGGTCTGATGGAGGAGCGTTGTGACTGGGACATCACCATCCAGCCCCCCCACAAAGACGACCTGTCCACCCTGTCCCTCCCCAGGAAGAAGAAATCCCCCAAGCACACAGACCAAGCCAGCCCCTCCCATCACACCGCCGCAGAGCAGGTAACAAGCACAGCAACCGTGGAGCAGCACTCAGACGGCCCAATCAGGAAACAGCACTCAGACGGCCCAATCAGGAATCAGCACACTGCTCATATAGGGGCTGTGAGCAGACCAAAGAAAGCCCCGCCCCCGTCTCGCCCCGAGTCCCAGGCTGGAGGCGTGTCCTCCCCTGCCCCCGCCCCCACCTCACGCCAGCGTCTCCAGGACGCCCTCCCCAAGATCCCGCCCCTGCCCTCCTTCAAGCCGCGGCGTGCCGAGCGCATAAGCCTGCAGGACGCCGCACGCGACTTCCAGCGCTTCATCACGGGAGGGCCTGGACGGAGCGTGGAGGTGGTGCGGCAGTTCCGGGGGCGTGCGGCCGACGGGCAGGACGATGTCGCCGCCGACGGAGCGGCAGAGCTGCGGGACGAGACGTTCGTGTTGCACGACGATGAGCGGCCTGCGGTGCGCTtacaggggaggaggaggatgacctctgacccctctagccccgtctcctcctcctccagctcagaGTCCGACATGGAGACGGAGCAGAAAGGGACGTCGCTACCGCCGCAGAAAGTTCCAGCAGCACGGGGCAGCCGCAACATCACGCGCCGGCCGACTGGACCAATCAAAACCGAGCCCATGCAGGAAGCACACGCCTCCAAACACCACAGCCAATCCCCTCAACCCACCACTGCACCCCCCAGACACCTACGTCCTCCGCCACCTCCACATGCACGAGGCAGACCCTTGACCTCCCCAGCCCAGAGAGGAGGCTCTTCGAGGGGGAGAGCCAGGCGTCAGGACCCCCTGCGGATGCCCCCTgcggagctggaggaggaggaagatgatgaagaagagGAGGCGCAGGACTACTGGGGGAGGAGCTACTCCAGGGCCTGGAAGCAGTACTACAGCTCCGCCCCTCCTCCCTACAGACACGCCTACAGCTCCGCCCACGCATGGATGGCAGCCTATCGCATGAGCAGCATCTACATGCAGGAGATGATGAAACCATAGCAacacctctctctatcctctcctcatctctctcctctcctcctctctatccccctctcctcctcctctcctctctctctcctcctctctatccctctctcctcttcctttcttctgctcttcctcctctctctcctctcctcctctctatccctctctcctcttcctttcttctcctcttcctttcttctcctctcctcctttcctcctctcctctgtatccccctctcctccctcatcaCATAAAGAGCATCTACAGACTGGCAGGTGTGCAGACACACAGCAGTGatcctgttctcctctcctctcctccctccccccctctcttttcctctatcATTCCCTGTCCTCGCTGTGCCGCTCTCCTCTatcctcttctgctctctctatcctccactcctctctatcctctatcttctcctctctctatcctccactcctctgctctcctctcaacAGTAATGCCGTTTTTACCAGTCTCCTCTGGTACTGCAGGTtaagatgtgttgtgttttctgtatatttttttagtgtgggtgtgtgtgtgcgtgtgcaagcATGTGTTAAGCAAGTCAGTGCTTTTGAGTAAACACACAGAGTTGTAAACAGATGTAAGGTGTTTTACATGTGAGTGAAAGAGTTCTTTATAATAAAACGAATGATCAGCTCTCAACCCAAACCTGACGTGCCTTGTGCTGTTGTGGCTGAGTGGAGGGGTGAGTGGTTGTGGCCAGCGCCAGCGTCTTAAGGTCCTCAGGGTCCAGCGTCATCATCCAGGCTCCCCAGGGGTCGCACCATGAGTCACGCAACGCCACCATTACCTGCAATCAGACGCTAATCAagctccctctcacacacacacacgcacatacacacagtaatgAGGGGCAGCTAATGCTGATAAAGCTTCCCTGGCCACACGCACATTAATGAGGAGCTGCAGAACTACTTGTATGATTAGCACAAGCCACCACACACAGCTAACAAGCCCAAAGACACCTTCACCTCTAAAGTTCCCCTGACTGGGTCTTGTGGTCCTCTAAAGTTCTTGTCATTGGACCCCGTAGTTCACCTCTAAAGTTCACCTGACTGGGCCCCGTAGTTCATGTGAGTTGTGACTCGTGGTCTGGGACTGCGGCGCTGGGGCGGAACACGCGTCTCTGTCTGGCCCCGTCCTGTTCTCTGACCACCTACTGTATAACCACCCCACCCAAACACCAACGCCATTGGTTGCTTTCTTTTTTCATGGTTTTTCCAGTCCTGTCGGGTGTTCCTGTGTATTTGTGACCCATAAATGCAGCATTGGGTAACAAAGAAGGCCTGCACACTGATGCATAAATTAGCTTTAGGAGTTCAGCTGTGTAGGTTGAGGGGCAATCTGCATGTGAGTTATTAGGAAATAGGCATGGTTAATTACAATTTACTAGGTAAAAAGAAGTCTTCCTTTGTGCttgaatgtaatgtaaatgttctCCAATAGCAACCCAGTAAAGATGCCACAGAGCCTCTTGTGTGATGTATTATAAATACAACAAAGGATGCAGACATAGAAGCGAAGTTTTAATTCGATAGGCTAAGGAGGGTTGTTGAAAcccttgtgtgtttatgtgtatgtgcgcgcgcgcgcgcgcgcgtgtgtgtgtgtgtgtgtcgtgcagGTTTAGAATGGTCCTGACGTCACTCGAGTCTGGGTCACTGTCCACGGGCTTTGCCGTGTACAGGAAAGACCGCGCAGTCGCCGCTCGCGCTGTGGTTCGTTTCCCTTGCaccatgtcagtgtgtgtgccggTGGGATGACACTGGAAAACCGTGGGAGCGCGAACGAGAGCTCGCCGTGCAGCGCTACGACCGAACACACTCCGTTTGTGGTATTCAACTGCGCCCTCCTCAGCCTGTCGTTGCTGTTCGGCGTCTCCGGGAACCTGCTCGTGTGCTGGGTGGTGTTAAGGAACAAAACTCTGCGCACTGCCAACAACGCGCTGCTGGTCAACCTGGCCGCGAGCGACCTGATCAAATGCTCCGTGGACACGCCGGTGTTCCTGGCGTCGCTGCTCTGGGCGCTCGTGCGGACGGAGGTGGGCGCGCGCCTCTGCTGCCTGCTGCAGTTCACGTACGCGCTGTGCAGTTGCGTGCAGTTGCTGAGTCTCGTGGGCATCAGCGTGGAGAGATTTCGGGCTATAGCCTTCCCATTCAAGGCTGAGGCGCGTAGAGGCAGAGTCCGCGTGTGGCTCCTCTTTATTTGGGCACTCGGCCTCGTGCTGGCCGTGCTCTCGCTCACTCTGAGCAAAGACACACTCTACTACATGATGTGCACTCATGTGCGCCCGCACGGTATCTCCAACCCTAGCGCGGATCCGTTTGGCGTGTTTGTGTTGGTGCCCGTTTGGGGATGTTGCCTTGTTTTAATAGCGGTTCATTATTTGCGTATTTTTGTGGTGGTCCGACAGCACTCTAATAAAATATTTGACAGAGGAATCCAGCTGAAACACTCCATGTCGAGACAGGTGTCCGGCTGGCAAAACTTCTCACAGCACGCGCAACGCCCGAGCGGCACGCTATCCAAACCCTGCGAGCACGTGCCTGGGGAAAGGCCGTCAccgctggaggaggaggaagggaaagCGCCCGTACCGGAGATGCCGCCACCGGCGCCGCAGGAGAGTGGTAAAGCGGCCGTGTCATCCCCAGAGATCGTGGGTGCGGTGTGCATTCTGACCCCAAAGGCGAAAGAACTAGGGCGGAAGCGTCTGGAGGGCAAGCTGGCCAAGCGCTTCGGGTCCATCATCATCGCGGTGCTCCTCTTCTGGATGCCCCTGGTGCTGTGCCTCATCCTGGGCTCCTGCGCAGCGACTCACGCCGAGGTGAGGaacagaggggtggagaggcCATCCTCAGTCAGCGAACaaacatgcagtgtagcctacttaATAACATTCTTAACACAATTATTTCTATTGTGCAATTTATTACAGTTAATTCGCATATTCCTGACTGTAGCTGTAATTTTATATCATAATGgcaattatttaattgttttgtATATAATCTAAGCCACTGGATGCGTCAATGTTCTCGGGGATAAAGTTTTCATATAGGCCTATCTCTAATATGGAGTAGGGTAAGCTCTTGTGTTGTGACACCATTATGCACCGAGGCTATGGAACGCcttgcctctgtacatcaaacaGACGAGTTTAGTAAATATCCGTTTTTAGTAAATATCAGGTTTAAAGACCTGAAAACTTACCTGTATATgagagcttttagttaactcgtttttatcttgtagcctatttcttcacattattttacattctGCTTCTATTTACAAGGTCTTCCCATTTCACTGCACTGGTGTATGGGTTGTATCTATCTCCTTGCCATCCTGTGAATTCCCATCTTTACTAAATTCtaaatagctaatgttttatttattattttgtttgtttgcatttatattattttttcttcttctttttctctattattttgttaagtgctccaaatgtaggctaaagcactttgagctgcattctgtgtatgaaagttgctaaacaaatacatatttattattattattattattattattattattattattaaagatcGTCTAAAGCCGTCCACTTGTTGCGCCCCCGTCTTCGTGTTTCAGGACTGGATGTTCCGGGAGGTGCAGACGTCCGCGATGGTGCTGACCTGCGTGCCTGCGGCGCTCCACCCGCTCATCTACTCCCTACTCAACCGACAGTTCCGCGCAGAGTTCCACAGGACTCTCTCTGCGCTGCGGACCTGCGCAAGGTGGCGGGACTGAGCCCTGTCGCTTGACTGCCTCCGGACATGTTTCAGCCTAGACGCGACTCTTTTCCCGGTCACTCACTTTAAGCCAGTCTGGAGACATCCGCGCCACCCGGTCGTGCTAAAAAACTACCTCCTCAATGAACTATAAAACGAGATCTGCGAACCTTTCCAGCATAAATAAACAGAATCAAAATGGTCGGTTGTTGGTTCGAAGGTGGAGGACTGAGGCTAATTTTGCAGCTGGTAGCCTGTTCAGCCTGTGTTCagtatgtatttttaaaatgatGTGTTGACTGATACATTGTTCTAGCCTACACCAAGGGAAAACATTATTAGACATGAATCATTTGTACACTCGAGAGGTAGCATACGCATGAGTGATTGTGAATTGACATCAGTGATATTTGAACAGCTATAGTCTTGATATGCTTAACAAGTTGTGTTATTGTAAGATGAGTGCACTGGCTATATGATTTTATTTAATGTGTTACCTAACCCACTGTCCAATACTACAAGTGTTTTGATGCCAACATTATGACAGGCCTAGTAGCCTGTGGGACACCGAAACAGGCCATggggtagcctatgtcagtctGCAGCAAAGACAGGCTATGTAAGTGAATTATCTTTGTTTTAACTTTAAACTAGTCTGGAGCATAACCAGTGGTCACTTATGAAAAACAAAGACTACGTTTTGTAATTATAGCTTCCTCTTCACTTATGACGCCACTACGCCAGTTTCCTCATTTATTTCTTTAATAAAAAATGAGCCGAGCCTGTAATTCTGCAGTTAGACATCCACTAGAGGTCATCACCGCTCTGTCTGTGACGGAAGTTGGCGTTAGTGGATCACTGGCTAACTGGCCAACTCTGCTTCTCCAATGTTCACATCTTCACGACGATGGACTAAAAAATTCTCCAAAAGATGGAGCAAGCCAGAACAAACATGTGTGACGTTCTTGTGCATGTTAATTACTGGAgcttgatggtgttttaagcccccaatgtcttccaggcagcgctgcaaggcacttaaccataacccttgcctaaccctagtgccttccatgcagcgctgcctggaagacgacgttgggggcttaaaacaccacaCAGGCAGCCAGACCAGTGGGTAACCTGTCTCTACTGAACGACGGCCTGGTTGTTacctggatgggagaccgcctgggaaaaACAGGTTGCTGCTGCAAGTGGTGTCAGTGGTACAGCAGGGGGCACTCTCCTAGTGTCCAGGTGGCTCTCTGATTGCCCAGTGCTGATTGGTTCCCTCTCTGGTGTCCCTTCCCCTCACTGTAAAGTACTCTCTCTCAGGAACCCCTATTCTCCCAGGGAAACCCCTAGTCTTCGCTAAGTGTCATGGGATCATGAATGACCTCAGTTTAGTGTCTCATCCAAATgacagcacagcgcagcacaTACAGCAGTGTCCTGTCACTCCACTGGGATGAGTTcctttggccagagggaaggcTGCCCCCTACTAGCACTCCCACATCAGCAGCCTGCTTCTCCAGGAGGTCTTCCATCCAGGTACTAAACAGGGCCTctgctgcttagcttcagtCATGCAGCAGAGGCCAGCTACCCATTGGTCTGGCTTTTGGCCCACTGGACACATGCTGCCAGTCCAGTAATAAACGTCACACAGGAGATACAGCTCAGCTGAATACAGTGTTTCATGTTCGATGTTCATGTTCTACAAAATGGGCAGTTTCACCATCAGGGTAAcggcatgccagtgggtgttcctgaCAGtagcaaatgacttgaagtataaccgtaatttgattggttggtgctgtccgtcgattggcttgattggccggtgcacTCTGttggtgcagcaacagctgaacttctcaatgcGAGCAACGGGAGAAACgtgacgcaacggacccacaattcagttcggcaccggatgacgtaagcccatgtaaagtgaatgagatgcgtctccagcactgcaacgcacccAGCTGTGTGTAGAGGCCGTCAGCGCTTTGTTTCAAAAGGCCTAGGAATTAAACCCTCTTCAAATAtgatttgtttttctgtgtgtctaCATCTGTTGaaggataaaataaatgtttcatgGCACCTGGTCATTGACAATTCTTATGTAATGTTATGTATTACATATGTATTAAAGTACACATCTGAAAGAAATTTATTTTTTGCCATCAGTATAAGGATAAATATTTGCATACAATATTTGTAGTGTTTATTGTAGTTCCTAGGGTTCACATAATTTAAGTATGACTGATTAAGTTATTGCATTTTTATGgaaatggtgcaaactcaatcaccttcaaaaacacttcaaagaccaaggagatggtggtggatttccacaggtctaagcccgctctgctaccagtctccattaatggggtcaatgtggaggtggtaaacacctacaagtatctgggcttacacctggacaataaactggactggtcagccaatactgaagcactctacaagaaagggcagagcaggctgtacttcctgaggaggctgcggtccttcaatgtctgcagtTAGTTCCTCAGgctgttttaccagtctgtttttgccagcgtcctcttctatgctgtggtatgctggggaggaagcacaaagaagaaggatgctgggcgactagataggctggtaaggaaagctggctctatcttgggagccgaactggagtgcatcatttcaatatcagataaaaggaccctgaatTAACTGATcagcatcttggacaatgaatgtcatccactccacagcactattataaagcagaagagcttaatcagctggagacttcgctcactgtcatgcacaactgacagactgaggaagtcatttgtccccagggccattgaactgtccaatgcttcactaaagggaagaggagagatagacttctctgcatagtctgtctgcctctccatgtttgtgtacgtactgtccactagcctactgttttactgctacactgtttacatgctatattagcacatacagtatgcacaaccCTTTCCTCCCTCCTGGACTGTGGCCATACTTGATGCTTAATACCTTATActcatacttgaccaatggctgtaaccctattacctcaacctttACCTTGTAATACtcaaatattaccttgtctacattattctcttatatgtccatatttattttatgctggtctctagacgttatccttgcactgttggacttacttatttgcaccatcaccatgacactcactctcatagagcaccttacaatgcacactgaattacaagctcagtccctgccctgtcatgcttgatcatccttaagcacactatgttgatatttgatttagtttatatagtatatttaatattttagtatcatgtttatcttctactatctctattgtacagtggagtttttatatgtatattactttttctgctgtaagtgcatgttgtgtgtgatgtctgtatgctactgagaccttgaatttccccttggggatcaataaagtatctatctatctatctatctatctatataaatGTGTTGGAGTGGACAAAAACTGTTAAGACGGAAAACTTAGTGGTTAAGTTTCACAACAATATCAGTTTTTAGAATGTTCAAACTGTAGTGGAAATATTGTTGGTAGGCTGTTACTTGGTTTGATGCATACTGTATCTGAAGTATTACCTTACCTCTGCATAATATGCTCAGCCATATTTCAGAACTTACGTTTCATGGAAATTTGGGCCACATTTCAAATACCCGCCATTTCCATTAAACTTATGATGCTTTCTTCAAACATCACAAACTCTGACCACAGTAACACCGTATTAATAGAATGTATTGAAGTGGTGTATCACATATTTTGAGATACAcagaggagatgtgtgtgttaaatatcAAGTGCTTACCCTGATCATGAAACTACCCAAATATGGAGATTATGTGAAAACACAATCCATTTTGAGTATTCCCTTTCGAGGAAAGATGTGAACACATTAAAAACGCAGACAACGACTTTCCAaagtaaatgtatttattgcCACAAGAATAGTTATACATTTTAGTAAGaaaatcaaaaataaaatatgcatCATGGAATAGCCACTCATCTAATATATTAAGCCTACAGGAAATGATGTCAAACCCATCATCATGTCGGACTGTTGACTCAGACAGGAGGACCCCAGGGCATGTAcagcgctccacacacacacaccatttgtgtgtgtgtgtgtgtgggtggatggggtgggggggcccACACAGATCCACACAGCAGCCGACTGCGGAACACATCGGGACCGGACCTGGCCCAGATTTCAGCCGGAACCGGTAGCAGTGTTCTAGATTTGGCAGAATCGGTAGCAGTGTTCCAGAGTTGGCGGAACTGCTAGTGGTGTTCCAGAGTTGGCGGCCGTGTCGGAACAACAGGGAAGAACTTACAGGGGACAAGGACAAACTTAAAGAATCCGCTTTGGACCTCTTCACCAAGAATCATCTGCCCTACGACCTCTAACCTCTGGGCCGCTCTATCACCATCACTCATCTGGAATAAAGGACCAAATCAGTTGGCTGGAATCTTTAATCACAAAATGTTGATTTGCccaagtgtgagtgagtgtgtgtgtgtgtgtgtgtgtgtgttgttcctgAACAATGCTAATCAATAGTGACCTCACCAGAGTAATGACCGGTCACTCTCGAGTGATTCCATCAGTGATTGGAGTTCTAGTCCCTCTTCACCTGACAGTGACCTCAGTATGAGACCCAGACTTCactgacacaccacacacacacacacacacacacacacacacagctaactaAATTTGGCACAGCGTAATGAGGGCTGATGAGGACAGAGActgcagctacacacacacacacacacacacagttatcagGGGAGTCTGGGGTTGGACTACTGAAGGATATAGAGGGCTCACACTCTGGGTACACacaggttgtgtttgtgtgtgtgtgtgtgtttggaatgcACTCCTCTGTGcaacaggaaaaagaaaaaaaaaaagtgaggaAGCCATTACCAACAGGGAAAAAAATGAGAAGAGAATGTTCATGATTCACAGAACCCCACACCATACAAAACTAAAcgcatttcagttttattctcATGGAAAAATATTTGACTCTTTGTACACAACCCAGTAGGTCTCCACGCCCTAGTGATCTCACTGCTCTTTTCAGAGGGGGGAAGAAGACGAACGAAAACGAACAACGCCAAGTgcggcgacacacacacacccgcacctGGGACAGCAGTGAACGTCTTACAATACACACCCAGTACTCATTGCCAAGCAAATCAACTTTATTAAAACAGCGGTGTTAAAAAAAATGTGCTAATTTGTTTACTTTCACATTATTTAAATGGttcatatttattttgtttctcATTTCACAATAGCTCATAAAATCACTTTCATGGTCATTTTACTTTAAGCAGGCAAACATGATGGTAATAGTGGCATCTGTGCTGAGAGAGAAGCGAGCCTCTCGCTGAACTCCACAAGTCCACTACAGGACCCCGTCAACAGCTCGTCTTCACACACTGTACACGCACATGGGATTTACACATTGTTCAGAGCTgcattagcgtgtgtgtgtgtgtgtgtgtgtgtgtgtgtgtgtgtgtgtgtgtgtgtgtgtgtgtgtgtgtgtgtgtgagtgagtgagagcatgCGTGCCTTCgaatgcatatgtgcatgtgtgtgtgtgtgagggagtgtgtgagtgtgtgtacatgtatgcctttgcgtgtgtgtgtgtgcatgtgtgcacacgtgtaagtgtgtgtaagccTCAGAGTGCAGAAGGTCCTGTGCTCTGGTAAACTACGACTTGCTAAGACTTTTCTTCAGGTTTAAGGGGATGTAAATCTGGTGAGTGTGAGCGCCACTTCTGATTGGCTGCAGGTCGTCACGGAGTCAATAACGCATGTGCACCTCAACCCCCTCACCCCAATACGCAGCAGGTCAGACACAAGCGGCAGAattactcacccccccccccccccacacacacacacacagccttctgAAAGCCAAGGCCAGTAGTTGCTGTCTTtcccagagagagagcagatctGAAGGGAATTGTAGTTTTCAGTGAGACTGTGAGGGTGGGCCTTGACTTCCAGCAGCTTAGCCAATCCGCATGTGAGGCAGGGGACCAATCGGGTTAAAGATTGTCAGAACTTCACAGTGACCATGCATATAACGGACAGCTCAAAACGACCAATCACCGACCATCACGCATGCATAcgccccactcacacacacgagtaCAAATCTAGATGGACATTTAGTAGATACTTATTTAGTAGAACATATCTGCTGCTCACTCCCTGACTGTCTGGACACAGGTCTGACTGctttgagagtgagtgtgagtgtgtgtgtgtgtgtgtgtgtgtgtgtgtgtgtgtgtgtgtgtgtgtgtgtgtgtgtgtgtgagaaatgttgcatatgcatacacgcacatacttCCTAG comes from Alosa sapidissima isolate fAloSap1 chromosome 7, fAloSap1.pri, whole genome shotgun sequence and encodes:
- the ddx20 gene encoding probable ATP-dependent RNA helicase DDX20, with product MAASSMKKAAHEIESRKRTDDVLLSEDIEFSSLLLSPLVLQGLSSAGFQKPSPIQLKAIPLGRCGLDLIVQAKSGTGKTCVFATIALDSLLPENPGPQVLVLAPTREIAVQIHSVVMAIGSAIEGLECHVFIGGTPVSQDKIRLKKCHIAVGSPGRIKQLIEIGVLSTASIRLFVLDEADKLLEEGSFQEQINWIFSSLPVNKQMLALSATYPESLAQHLTRYMREPTFVRLNPTDPGLIGLKQYYRLVPTHPLPHKVFEEKVQHLLDLYSKVPFNQSLVFSNLHSRAQQLADILSSKGLPAVCISSSLTQDQRLDAMSKLRHYQCRVLISTDLTSRGIDAEKVNLVVNLDVPQDWETYMHRIGRAGRFGTHGLAVTYCCYGEEENKMMMIAQKCSLNITALPDPIPAGLMEERCDWDITIQPPHKDDLSTLSLPRKKKSPKHTDQASPSHHTAAEQVTSTATVEQHSDGPIRKQHSDGPIRNQHTAHIGAVSRPKKAPPPSRPESQAGGVSSPAPAPTSRQRLQDALPKIPPLPSFKPRRAERISLQDAARDFQRFITGGPGRSVEVVRQFRGRAADGQDDVAADGAAELRDETFVLHDDERPAVRLQGRRRMTSDPSSPVSSSSSSESDMETEQKGTSLPPQKVPAARGSRNITRRPTGPIKTEPMQEAHASKHHSQSPQPTTAPPRHLRPPPPPHARGRPLTSPAQRGGSSRGRARRQDPLRMPPAELEEEEDDEEEEAQDYWGRSYSRAWKQYYSSAPPPYRHAYSSAHAWMAAYRMSSIYMQEMMKP
- the LOC121714156 gene encoding alpha-1A adrenergic receptor-like, whose translation is MTLENRGSANESSPCSATTEHTPFVVFNCALLSLSLLFGVSGNLLVCWVVLRNKTLRTANNALLVNLAASDLIKCSVDTPVFLASLLWALVRTEVGARLCCLLQFTYALCSCVQLLSLVGISVERFRAIAFPFKAEARRGRVRVWLLFIWALGLVLAVLSLTLSKDTLYYMMCTHVRPHGISNPSADPFGVFVLVPVWGCCLVLIAVHYLRIFVVVRQHSNKIFDRGIQLKHSMSRQVSGWQNFSQHAQRPSGTLSKPCEHVPGERPSPLEEEEGKAPVPEMPPPAPQESGKAAVSSPEIVGAVCILTPKAKELGRKRLEGKLAKRFGSIIIAVLLFWMPLVLCLILGSCAATHAEDWMFREVQTSAMVLTCVPAALHPLIYSLLNRQFRAEFHRTLSALRTCARWRD